DNA sequence from the Elusimicrobiota bacterium genome:
GTTTCTCAAAGACATCACGGACCTGTTTCCTAATCAGGAAGTGATTGCGCGCAAGGTACCGGGTTTTGACGCTTTTGACGACGAAAGGGTCTGGGCAGCCGTTAAAAAAACAGGGCGGAAGAAAATAGTTATTTCAGGTTTGTGGACAAGCATGTGTTTTGCATATACTGCGATTCATGGTTTAAGGGAAGGATACGAAGTGTACGGAATAATGGATGCTGCAGGCGATGCATCGCTAGACGCTCACAAATACGGAATAGAAAGAATGATGCAGGCGGGAGTCGTTCCGATCACTTTGATTTCCCTTGTCTCAGAGTGGATGCATGACTGGCAAAATCCGAAAGCGGGAGAACTTATAAACGAGGTTTATTCAAAAT
Encoded proteins:
- a CDS encoding isochorismatase family protein encodes the protein MKRLLALLLVAALVVPSSFAASKTAVSKTTVKDLLTDQNSVLVLVDYQPGMFKGIDSGNRTTMKNAAVSAAKAASILKVPVVLTSIYPQGNGEFLKDITDLFPNQEVIARKVPGFDAFDDERVWAAVKKTGRKKIVISGLWTSMCFAYTAIHGLREGYEVYGIMDAAGDASLDAHKYGIERMMQAGVVPITLISLVSEWMHDWQNPKAGELINEVYSKYNAMLGM